A single window of Streptococcus cristatus ATCC 51100 DNA harbors:
- a CDS encoding redox-sensing transcriptional repressor Rex codes for MKTEKSNSIPRATAKRLSLYYRIFKRFNAENIEKANSKQIAEAIGIDSATVRRDFSYFGELGRRGFGYDVKKLMNFFANLLNDNSITNVMIVGVGNMGRALLHYRFHERNKMKIVMAFDTDDYSDVGTTTNDGIPIYGISQIKEKVQEGNVKTAILTVPSVKAQEVASVLVDAGIKGILCFSPVHLSVPKDVVVQYVDLTSELQTLLYFMRKDDE; via the coding sequence GTGAAAACTGAAAAAAGCAATTCTATTCCACGTGCTACTGCTAAGCGGCTCTCCCTCTACTACCGGATTTTCAAACGATTTAACGCGGAAAATATTGAAAAGGCCAATTCAAAACAAATCGCAGAGGCGATTGGAATCGACTCTGCGACTGTTCGGCGTGACTTTTCTTACTTCGGTGAGTTAGGTCGTAGAGGTTTTGGCTACGATGTCAAGAAACTAATGAATTTCTTTGCCAATCTTCTCAATGACAACTCAATTACAAATGTCATGATTGTTGGTGTCGGAAATATGGGCCGTGCTCTTTTACACTACCGCTTTCATGAACGGAATAAAATGAAGATTGTAATGGCCTTTGATACAGATGATTATTCTGACGTCGGAACCACCACAAATGATGGAATTCCTATTTATGGAATTTCTCAAATAAAAGAAAAGGTCCAGGAAGGAAACGTAAAGACTGCCATTCTGACAGTTCCGAGCGTTAAGGCACAAGAAGTCGCATCCGTCTTGGTTGATGCTGGTATCAAGGGAATTCTTTGCTTCTCCCCAGTGCACCTATCTGTCCCCAAAGATGTGGTTGTACAATATGTGGACCTAACCAGCGAACTCCAAACCTTACTCTACTTCATGAGAAAAGATGATGAGTAA
- a CDS encoding gamma-glutamyl-gamma-aminobutyrate hydrolase family protein — protein MKKPIIGITGNQRDIPNDQFIHISYTSTGFIEGVNKVGGIPIILPIGDEALAHTYITMIDKLILTGGQNVHPHFYGEEQTIESDDYLLQRDLFELALIREARKQNKPIFGVCRGTQLYNVAMGGTLHQDIENHWQDSTAQYTTQTMVTKNGSILHELYGPTCQINSFHHQSIKDLAKNLEVIAYDPRDKVIEAVTSTDGSPFLGVQWHPEFLFPTRTGDLALFDYVVHKL, from the coding sequence ATGAAAAAACCGATTATCGGTATAACAGGAAACCAAAGGGATATTCCTAACGATCAATTTATTCATATTAGTTATACTTCAACTGGCTTTATCGAGGGAGTCAATAAAGTTGGAGGAATCCCAATTATCTTACCAATTGGTGATGAAGCCTTAGCTCACACCTATATCACTATGATCGATAAACTGATCCTTACCGGTGGACAAAATGTCCATCCTCATTTCTACGGCGAGGAACAGACTATCGAAAGCGATGATTATCTGCTTCAAAGGGATCTATTTGAACTGGCTCTCATCCGAGAAGCACGGAAGCAAAACAAGCCTATTTTTGGTGTCTGTCGCGGTACTCAGCTTTACAATGTTGCTATGGGTGGCACACTTCACCAAGACATCGAGAATCACTGGCAAGATAGCACTGCTCAATACACTACACAGACTATGGTCACTAAAAATGGCTCCATCCTCCACGAATTATACGGACCTACTTGTCAAATCAACTCATTTCATCACCAAAGTATCAAGGATCTAGCGAAAAATCTAGAAGTTATAGCTTACGATCCTCGTGACAAGGTCATTGAGGCTGTTACCTCGACTGATGGGAGTCCATTTCTTGGTGTGCAGTGGCATCCAGAATTTCTATTTCCCACAAGAACGGGGGATTTAGCCTTGTTTGATTATGTGGTCCACAAACTTTAG
- the radC gene encoding RadC family protein: MYRISLQDDISMMPRERLIREGADKLSNQELLSIFLRTGSKKETVFQVSQRILSSISSLNDLKYLTLQELQTISGIGPVKAVELQAIIELGCRINKAEVLEREQILGSQKLARKMQVELGDKKQECLVAIYLNSQNQIIHQQTIFVGTVTRSIAEPREILHYALKHLATSIILVHNHPSGVTLPSKNDDEVTKHMKEACELMGLVLLDHLIVSKNDYYSYREKTDLI, encoded by the coding sequence ATGTATCGTATTTCATTGCAGGATGACATAAGTATGATGCCGCGTGAACGGCTGATAAGAGAAGGGGCGGATAAACTTAGTAATCAGGAATTGCTATCTATATTTTTGCGAACAGGCAGCAAAAAAGAAACTGTTTTTCAAGTTTCTCAAAGGATTTTATCATCGATTTCTAGTTTGAATGATTTAAAATATCTGACTTTGCAAGAATTACAGACAATTTCAGGAATTGGCCCTGTGAAGGCTGTTGAGTTGCAGGCCATTATTGAGCTTGGCTGTCGTATCAACAAAGCTGAAGTGCTGGAGAGAGAGCAAATTCTTGGAAGTCAAAAACTAGCTCGCAAAATGCAGGTCGAATTGGGAGATAAAAAGCAGGAGTGTTTGGTCGCTATTTATCTCAACAGTCAAAACCAGATTATCCATCAGCAGACAATCTTTGTAGGAACGGTAACTAGAAGCATTGCTGAGCCGCGCGAGATTTTGCATTATGCGCTCAAACACTTGGCGACATCTATTATACTTGTACACAATCATCCTTCTGGAGTGACTTTACCAAGTAAGAATGACGACGAGGTCACCAAACATATGAAAGAAGCTTGTGAGCTAATGGGGTTGGTTCTTTTAGATCATTTAATTGTTTCAAAAAATGATTATTATAGTTATCGTGAAAAAACGGATTTGATCTAA
- a CDS encoding class A sortase, whose amino-acid sequence MNVKKSKKKFKLRNFIINCAVLLLFLVALALIFNSSIRNMIMVWHTNQYQVSKVSKEEIKQNKAVESSFEFSEVQSLSTEAVINAQWQAQKLPVIGGISIPEVSMNLPIFKGLDNVGLYYGAGTMKEDQQMGQGNYALASHHVFGITGASDMLFSPLDRAKIGMKIYITDKDKIYTYTISSIESVAPERVDVINDTEGVAEITLVTCEDAAATSRTIVKGTLESTIDYDKAPKDILDAFSRSYNQMQL is encoded by the coding sequence ATGAATGTGAAGAAATCTAAGAAGAAATTCAAGCTCAGAAATTTCATCATTAACTGTGCAGTTTTGCTTTTATTTCTAGTTGCCCTAGCTCTGATTTTCAACTCCTCTATCCGAAATATGATCATGGTTTGGCACACAAACCAATACCAGGTTAGCAAGGTTTCCAAGGAAGAAATTAAGCAAAATAAGGCAGTCGAGTCGAGTTTTGAGTTTAGCGAAGTCCAATCTCTTTCAACAGAAGCGGTCATCAATGCTCAGTGGCAGGCTCAAAAACTACCAGTTATCGGTGGTATTTCGATTCCTGAAGTTTCGATGAATTTGCCAATTTTCAAAGGTTTGGATAACGTTGGACTATACTATGGCGCTGGCACCATGAAAGAAGATCAACAAATGGGACAAGGAAACTATGCCTTAGCCAGCCACCATGTCTTTGGAATTACTGGAGCTAGTGATATGCTCTTTTCACCGCTAGATCGTGCCAAAATAGGGATGAAAATCTATATCACGGATAAGGATAAGATCTATACCTATACGATTTCTAGTATAGAAAGTGTCGCACCAGAGCGTGTTGATGTCATCAATGATACGGAGGGTGTTGCTGAGATCACTTTAGTAACATGCGAAGATGCGGCAGCAACCAGTCGAACCATTGTTAAAGGAACGCTTGAAAGTACGATTGACTATGACAAGGCACCAAAAGATATTTTAGATGCTTTCAGTCGATCTTATAATCAAATGCAGCTATAA
- the gyrA gene encoding DNA gyrase subunit A, with amino-acid sequence MQDRNLVDVNLTSEMKTSFIDYAMSVIVARALPDVRDGLKPVHRRILYGMNELGVTPDKPHKKSARITGDVMGKYHPHGDSSIYEAMVRMAQWWSYRYMLVDGHGNFGSMDGDGAAAQRYTEARMSKIALEMLRDINKNTVDYIDNYDASEREPMVLPARFPNLLVNGATGIAVGMATNIPPHNLGESIDAVKLVMDNPEATTRDIMEVLPGPDFPTGALVMGKSGIHRAYETGKGSIVLRSRTEIEEMKNGRERIVVTEFPYMVNKTKVHEHIVRLVQEKRIDGITAVRDESNREGVRFVIEVRRDASAHVILNNLFKLTQMQTNFSFNMLAIQNGVPKILSLREILLAYIEHQKEVVTRRTAFDKEKAEARAHILAGLLIALDHIDEVIRIIRNSEIDAEAQAELMAKFELSERQSQAILDMRLRRLTGLERDKIQSEYDELIALIADLADILAKPERVVAIIKEELDEVKRKFADDRRTELMVGEVLSLEDEDLIEEADVLITLSNKGYIKRLNQAEFTAQKRGGRGVQGTGVKDDDFVKELVSTSTHDRLLFFTNKGRVYRLKGYEIPEYGRTAKGLPVVNLLKLDEGETIQTIINVQQDSSDHSYLFFTTRLGVVKRTSVTEFANIRQNGLKALNLKDEDELINVFLTDGAADVIIGTKFGYSVRFNETAVRSMSRSATGVRGVNLRDGDQVVGAGVITEGDEVLVITEKGYGKRTLASEYPTKGRGGKGIKTANITDKNGPLAGLMTVTGEEDLMIITNTGVIIRTSVANISQTGRSTMGVKVMRLDQNAQIVTFTTVAPDAKDDEEEVE; translated from the coding sequence ATGCAAGATAGAAACTTAGTAGATGTCAATTTGACCAGCGAAATGAAGACCAGTTTCATCGATTATGCAATGAGTGTTATCGTGGCTCGGGCTCTTCCAGATGTTCGCGATGGTCTTAAGCCGGTTCATCGCCGGATTCTTTATGGCATGAATGAGCTAGGCGTTACGCCTGATAAGCCTCACAAGAAATCAGCTCGTATCACAGGGGATGTCATGGGTAAATACCACCCGCATGGCGACTCCTCTATTTATGAAGCAATGGTGCGGATGGCACAATGGTGGAGCTATCGCTACATGCTGGTAGACGGCCATGGAAACTTCGGTTCGATGGACGGAGACGGTGCCGCTGCCCAGCGTTATACAGAAGCACGTATGAGTAAGATTGCTCTGGAGATGCTTCGTGATATTAACAAAAATACTGTTGATTATATTGACAACTATGATGCCAGCGAGAGAGAGCCTATGGTTCTTCCTGCTCGCTTCCCTAACTTGCTTGTAAATGGAGCGACAGGGATTGCTGTTGGGATGGCGACTAATATCCCTCCACATAATCTCGGTGAGTCTATTGATGCAGTTAAACTTGTCATGGACAATCCGGAAGCAACAACTCGCGATATCATGGAAGTCCTGCCTGGACCAGATTTTCCTACAGGTGCACTGGTTATGGGTAAGTCTGGGATTCACCGGGCTTATGAAACAGGGAAGGGTTCGATTGTTCTTCGTTCGCGCACTGAAATCGAAGAGATGAAAAATGGCCGCGAGCGAATTGTCGTAACCGAGTTCCCTTACATGGTGAATAAGACTAAGGTCCATGAGCATATTGTTCGTCTGGTGCAGGAAAAACGCATTGACGGTATCACTGCTGTTCGTGATGAGTCCAACCGTGAAGGAGTTCGTTTTGTCATTGAGGTTCGTCGTGATGCCTCTGCTCATGTCATTCTAAACAATCTTTTCAAGCTGACTCAGATGCAGACCAATTTCAGCTTCAATATGCTGGCCATTCAAAATGGTGTGCCGAAGATTCTGTCTCTGCGTGAGATTTTGTTGGCCTACATTGAGCACCAAAAGGAAGTGGTGACTCGACGGACTGCCTTTGATAAAGAAAAGGCGGAAGCGCGAGCACACATCTTAGCTGGTTTGCTGATTGCGCTGGATCATATTGATGAAGTGATTCGCATCATCCGTAATAGCGAGATAGATGCAGAAGCACAGGCTGAATTGATGGCTAAATTTGAGCTGTCTGAGCGCCAGAGTCAAGCTATCCTCGACATGCGTCTGCGTCGTCTGACTGGTTTGGAACGCGATAAGATTCAGTCAGAATACGACGAACTGATTGCTTTGATTGCGGACTTGGCTGATATCTTAGCCAAGCCAGAGCGAGTTGTCGCTATTATCAAGGAAGAGTTAGACGAGGTCAAGCGTAAATTTGCGGATGACCGCAGAACTGAGCTGATGGTGGGAGAAGTTCTTTCTCTTGAAGATGAAGATTTGATTGAGGAAGCGGATGTTTTGATTACCCTGTCTAATAAAGGCTATATCAAACGTCTGAATCAGGCTGAATTCACTGCTCAGAAACGCGGTGGCCGCGGTGTTCAAGGAACGGGTGTTAAAGATGATGATTTCGTCAAAGAGCTGGTTTCAACGAGTACCCACGATAGATTGCTCTTCTTTACCAATAAAGGCCGAGTCTATCGGCTCAAAGGATATGAAATCCCTGAGTACGGCCGTACAGCCAAGGGCTTGCCAGTGGTCAATCTCTTGAAACTGGATGAAGGAGAGACCATTCAGACCATTATTAACGTCCAGCAGGACAGTAGCGATCATTCCTACCTCTTCTTTACAACCCGTTTGGGTGTAGTTAAACGAACCAGCGTAACAGAATTTGCTAATATCCGTCAAAACGGTCTCAAGGCCTTGAATTTGAAAGATGAAGACGAGCTTATCAATGTCTTTCTGACGGACGGTGCTGCAGATGTTATCATTGGTACTAAGTTTGGTTATTCAGTCCGTTTCAATGAGACAGCTGTTCGGAGCATGAGCCGTAGTGCGACTGGTGTTCGTGGGGTCAATCTGCGTGACGGCGACCAAGTCGTTGGAGCAGGTGTGATTACTGAGGGTGACGAAGTGCTTGTCATCACAGAAAAAGGCTATGGTAAGCGAACTCTTGCTAGTGAGTATCCAACCAAGGGCCGTGGTGGTAAAGGGATTAAAACAGCCAATATCACTGATAAGAATGGACCTCTCGCTGGTCTGATGACTGTTACTGGAGAGGAAGATTTGATGATTATCACTAATACTGGTGTCATCATTCGGACCAGTGTGGCTAATATTTCTCAGACCGGCCGCTCAACCATGGGAGTTAAGGTCATGCGTCTGGACCAAAATGCACAGATTGTCACCTTTACAACGGTTGCGCCTGATGCAAAAGACGATGAGGAAGAAGTAGAATAA
- a CDS encoding L-lactate dehydrogenase, giving the protein MTATKQHKKVILVGDGAVGSSYAFALVNQGIAQELGIIEIPQLHEKAVGDALDLSHALAFTSPKKIYAAQYSDCADADLVVITAGAPQKPGETRLDLVGKNLAINKSIVTQVVESGFDGIFLVAANPVDVLTYSTWKFSGFPKERVIGSGTSLDSARFRQALAEKLDVDARSVHAYIMGEHGDSEFAVWSHANIAGVNLEEFLKDTQNVQESELIELFEGVRDAAYTIINKKGATYYGIAVALARITKAILDDENAVLPLSVFQEGQYGVKDVFIGQPAVVGAHGIVRPVNIPLNDAETQKMQASAKELQAIIDEAWKNPEFQEASKN; this is encoded by the coding sequence ATGACTGCTACTAAACAACATAAAAAAGTCATCCTTGTCGGTGACGGTGCCGTAGGTTCATCTTACGCTTTCGCGCTTGTTAACCAAGGAATTGCACAAGAGCTTGGAATTATCGAAATTCCACAATTACACGAAAAAGCTGTAGGTGATGCGCTTGACCTTAGCCACGCCCTTGCCTTCACTTCACCTAAAAAGATCTACGCAGCTCAATACTCTGACTGTGCAGACGCTGACCTTGTTGTTATCACTGCGGGTGCGCCTCAAAAACCAGGTGAAACTCGTCTTGACCTCGTTGGTAAGAACCTTGCCATCAACAAATCAATCGTAACACAAGTTGTTGAATCAGGTTTCGATGGTATCTTCCTTGTTGCTGCTAACCCAGTTGACGTTTTGACTTATTCAACTTGGAAATTCTCAGGCTTCCCTAAAGAACGCGTTATCGGTTCAGGTACTTCACTTGACTCAGCTCGTTTCCGTCAAGCACTTGCTGAAAAATTGGATGTTGATGCTCGTTCAGTTCACGCCTACATCATGGGTGAACATGGCGATTCAGAATTCGCTGTTTGGTCACATGCAAACATCGCAGGTGTAAACCTTGAAGAATTCCTTAAAGATACTCAAAATGTTCAAGAGTCTGAATTGATAGAATTGTTCGAAGGCGTTCGTGATGCTGCTTACACAATCATCAACAAGAAAGGCGCTACATACTACGGTATCGCTGTAGCCCTTGCTCGTATCACAAAAGCTATCCTTGACGATGAAAATGCTGTACTTCCACTTTCAGTCTTCCAAGAAGGCCAATACGGTGTGAAAGATGTCTTCATCGGTCAACCAGCAGTTGTTGGTGCTCACGGTATCGTTCGTCCAGTAAATATCCCATTGAACGATGCAGAAACTCAAAAGATGCAAGCATCTGCTAAAGAATTGCAAGCAATTATTGATGAAGCATGGAAGAATCCAGAATTCCAAGAAGCATCTAAAAACTAA
- a CDS encoding NUDIX hydrolase produces the protein MAVKLIAHTLIEKNGKYLLIKRSKIKRGLPNVYPCYWDIPGGSVEENELPREAALREAMEEVNQKIRIDKIVHEDSQFDTSKNTVFTRLVYGARIIEQRDILLDPEEHTNFIWLSSLEDLEG, from the coding sequence ATGGCAGTGAAGTTAATCGCTCATACCTTGATTGAGAAAAACGGAAAGTATCTGCTGATCAAACGCTCAAAAATAAAGCGTGGGCTTCCTAATGTTTATCCATGCTATTGGGATATTCCTGGCGGAAGCGTAGAAGAGAACGAACTACCCAGAGAAGCAGCTCTACGTGAGGCTATGGAAGAGGTCAATCAAAAGATTCGGATTGATAAGATTGTTCATGAAGATAGTCAGTTTGACACAAGTAAAAATACTGTTTTTACACGCTTGGTTTATGGGGCTAGGATTATAGAACAGCGCGATATCCTATTGGATCCAGAAGAGCATACAAACTTTATTTGGCTTTCTTCTTTGGAGGACTTAGAGGGGTAG